AATTCAAGATTGAGAACCAATGGACTTTAGCTCCCTCCATCTTCAAATAAGCATCCCAACGAGATGGCCACTTGATATCGCTCTCCTCGAAAGTAACTTCATAGGTGAAGACAATTGGCTCACCTTCCTTGATGGGCATTGACACAGTAGTCGGCTCACATTTAATCGGAGATGGGTATTTTTCATACATTTTCAAGTTCTTAACCAAGTCACCATTATGCACGACACTGCAAGGAACCACCTCAAACCCGACAACCATATAACCAGGAACATCCGATCCCTTATTGCCGACACTAGGGAAACCCTCAACAGCATCCCCAGTCCCCATAACACGGGCTACATTTGTCTCTTCATACTTATGAACAAGTAccttaaatttcaaatgattaaacacataatacCCATCCTTAATCTTAACACCAATCGGATACCCGGTCCACCTCAACATAAAACCCTCTTTCCTAGTATACCTTATAGCAGGCAGATTATCGAGAATCAAGTTAACTTGATACATCTCGTCAATCCTCTTCGTCAACAACTTAAAATCATCAGACGAGAGCTTATTGGTTTGACACAAGAAGATCTCCGTTTCATTAGTGTGCATCTTAAACCTATATGGTGAGTTCTCAATCCGATCTCCCATGAGAAGCTCACCAAGATTCTCAGCACTATCCTTAACACCCTCTACAGGATTACAAAAGGGTAAACTGTAATAGCTAAAGGGCATTTCAGTATCAATGGAAGTCAAGGAATTCACTTTGACAGACAAATAATTCCCTACCACATGTTTCAGAGGGTAGCTACCAGGCAAATAAAACCCGTACCCAGATTGAAATATCAAGCAAATTGTTAATACCCAGATCCCAAAATTACCCATCACTCCAAATTTTGTCAGATCTGGGAAAACCCAGAACGAGAAATGTGTTTTTTAGCAAAGATACAGGTAAATTTCGATGTGGGTTTTGAGCAAACAATGGGAACAGCACAAAATCTAGCAGTGCATGTAACAATGGAAGGAGAAATAGCATTACCTGCTCCTGCTGAGAGAGCAAAATGAAGAGCCTCTATGAAGAGACTTAAAGTCTGAACATAGAGAGATCTTCAAAATGTTCCTTCTTGGTTTCCAAGGAAAATGCACTTTTGAGAGGACGAGAGTAGCAATGGAAGGCACGATGGCGGGTCTTATATGattgggtttcttttttttttctgaaaaaaacTCTACTACCGACACCAtgttttgagttttctttttctctcttttttcctcTTGAAGCTTTCTTGAATTACACGTTTTTGACTCTATTAGCTTTTTTAGTGAATATACTAGACAGGTCCTTCtattataaggactaaatcatattAGTCCCTCCACTATTATATCGATCAAATAAAGCCATTTCAACCGAGTTactatttaatgtttaaaaatatcatttcttatttaaaggatttatattttaaaagctttttaTGATTcatagattaaatattttatttagagttcaattgtaaatgaaaaaataaattttcatgttatcttttaaataataaattttaatttttcaatttgatcttttcatttttttaatagtaaagGGACTAATTTAATCTAGTCCCTATAATAGAGTGACTTTATAGCTACTTTCACcaattttttgttcaagttttaTCTATAAAAGATCGTTAATTTTTTTCAAGCTTTTTGCCAATGAAATACGAtttataattagattatttgataaatgataacaaaatcttaaatgaaataaagtaaaataaaaaatattctttattaAGTGATAAATAGGTGTTATCTACTTATCATGTTTCACACTTTCTGTAGAAAAAGTTCtatataataaatttcattaCGGGTTATCAAGTATTCAAAAATTAAgttcttaaaattattatatttttttctaacactttatcaaaaattttattttatttcctgcGTATAGTATATAGTAGTTCGCTTTAAATTTAGTAGATTATTAgattattatgcatattttaaaagaattcttaagaatattgaaaagttggtccttttattttaatttattaaaatttaatcctcatatattatgaaaattaataagtTAATCCAGTTGTTAGTAAACATAAATTTGAATAGTTGATTTTTTACTTATTCACtccatatattataaaatataaggattgaattttgacaaattaaaataaatggatgAAATTGGTAATTAAACCCTTTACTAACTTATATTCTTTGTTCTTTCTAAAAGAAGATCCTACTATGAAatcattataaataatatagtaaaatattaatttataattactcttcgtataaaacattaaatacatttttttatacttCAGGTCTAGTTTTTCAAGATTCATGGCTGTCCTTCCCAACAATTTCGtcttcaaaatttaaacttaaatcttCCCATTAAAAGTACAATGTTTCTTACCATTACACTCGGCCACTTGTTAGTAACATCGAATACATTTATTAATTACTAGTTCGAAAgcaatataaaaacaatataactacctttaaagaataaattttagttacaatataggttaaaatatgtcataaatccttatacttttcataaatttagaattcaatccttatacttttatttcgaggaatttaatcctctacttttcaaatttaaatatccGGTTTAGcttgttaatttttaaagtgaAATCTTGAAATAAACGGAATGATATAACTAAAAAATGGCATtgtaatgaatattaattcaacaaaataattttaacaatattaacaatttggcctATATTTTGAAATCGAATAGTAAAGAGACTcaatttctagaaataaaagtacaaaacctaaaattcaaattcataaagAGTATAGgaacttataacatattttaacctacaATATAATGTGTAAATCTTAATTTGatacaattatatatacttTAACCTATAATATAACACgtgaatattaatttaatgcaaTTAAACATATAACATTAAGTTTATGTTATATGCAtgagattttgattttttttaaactttgtttagatttattgtttatattttaaaaataaataaattaggggtTGGTtttattgcttttgaaaaatattataaaaattattttcatatatttgcttcaaatttaaGTGTCCAATATTATAGTCAAAAAGTATTTCTGagatataaaaagtaaatttttaagtaataaatttaaataaaattttaattatataaacaatGAAACATATTGTCATATgaattagataatattttaattattctattttattgtCTCTAGACTCATATCTTAattgacaaattaaaatttaaaatgtaaagtaaaaatctaaatattaacaTGCCAATATGTTGCTGTAAAACACTTAATATTTATAACtacaattataaattaaatgcccataaatattcaaaaatcatgtttttcgTGTGTCTACCACTATTGTCGAGTGTTCGATTATTCTAAAGAACTTTAATATGAAATAGAAAGGGCATATGTACCAtgataaatagataaataaagcTTACACTATACATTAAATAGGAAACCAAATCGAATGAACATGCTACTAGAGATATTAGCAaagtactaaaaattaatttgtttaaaaattttaaaatttaatatgaaaatttattcaattattactaaataagatttataaaaattgacTGTACTTTTAGCTATATGCAATTtttataccaaaattttaacattctAAGTGTAATTAACGAGGATATACTTTATTATAGGatacaacaaattttaataacttttttgtacaatcttttacaatttctaatcatttttatacattcttttataaattttaacaaaatttcataattttgatatgttttatagcttctattatttttacaattgttttgaaatttctaacattttaaaaatttaaaaatatttctttaatttgtgtatttctgtatatttttttacctattttttaaatatagtatgCCACAGTCTAATTAACTAAAAGGATAGCCAGAAATAGTGTTGGAATGACTCTCAACAAGTTAACTAGGGTTAATATAGCTTAAATCTAGCTCTCTACCCACCACCTAATGAGCaaagaaaactcaaattttaaccatcattttttaacattaatggCCTTGTTTTGGTCAAACCAAGATGGCAATATCATTTAGCACCAAAAAGAAGGTAATGTGATTCAATCATATGgcattttttattgttaaagaTGAGCTGTTAAGCCTGTCTTCTACACCATTTGCTTAgctacataaaaaaattatattctgATTGGATGCATAAAGAATGAAAGGTATAGCATACAGGCCATGATGCACACGTCTTaccaattccaataataaaactaaCAATTTAAAAGAACGAAAATTATGTGAATGAAACAGCAACACCGATTTTCACATTTTCCGTCACATGGAAAAGCACTCAGAAATAGAGTGGTTTAAAGCTCCCACATCTCACAAACCATGCCTCAAGTAAGCCTTGAAGGGCTTCCCAATGCACATAGCAAGTCATTTCATGTTTTTTCCACCATGTCTCCATCCTAGAAAGTTAACAACAAATCATGGGGTTTTCCCTCCATGAACAATACCAGAAAGCTTCCAATGGGAAATCTATGATAAACCAGGAAGGATCCAAATGGCTGAAGCTTTTATTACTTCTAAACGTACCGTAAAAGTTAGTGAGGTGAATGTTACGATttgctaaataaaaaataactacaAATGCATTGAACTAACCTGAGAAACAGTTCTATTTGAAGGTTGCCTTTTGTATATTCATTTTTATGCATGGCATCTAGTGATTAGCACCTAATCCTCGTGATTTTGGGAGCCTAGAAGCGACCAAAGGATTAACAATGCCTTGTGAATCCTTGCCTAACCCCATACCTTCAACAAAACCCATCTTAGCCATCATTTTGGATCCGAAACCTTTGGTATGCTTTTCAAAGGCTCCAAAAGATTTATGCTGATCCTTCGATGAGTCACCAAAACGTTTGCTATGATTTTCGGAAGCTCCGCCAGATTTATGTACCCTATCTGAGTCACTGCTTGTGCTGGTGAAATTCACACCCAACCCAAGGGATTTAGGCCGCTGTACGACTTCAATAGGCTGTGCCATACCTTGACCATCTTTTCCTAACCCTCCACCTTCAACAAATCCCATTTTAGCCATCATTTTGGATCCAAAACCCTTTGTATGTACCTCGAATGCACCAAACTGTGCTGATCTGATGATACCCTTATGTTCGTAACTTTCTGATGTACCCTCAGGATCGGTAGTTCTGATCTCATCAGTTTCAGATACCATGACGCCACTCGATATAAATGAGACAGGTTGACTTACATAGGAAACCTTTTTCCCACTTCGTCTTTTCTCACCTGATTCACCAATGTTGCTAGAACCGACTTTCTTTAAGCCACTCCCTTTAGCAACCTTCTGTGCTCTTGCTCTGCCTGAATCCAATGCCTTTATATTAAACCCTTCATTAACAGGGAAGTCTGCATCCTCGTCACCAGTTCCAATTAGCTGCAATCCAGAAAATAAAGGGTTATAGGTCTGCTAATTTTCACTAATAGACTACCCAATTACAAGCTCAAACTCTAGAGAGAGCTAACATAGCAAAAGATATATTATTACATACacataatactaataaaatattattgcaAAATCCACTGCTTGCAGTGCATAACCTTCAACATTTAGTTAAAAGGAGCTTGGTACCTTTTCCAGGCGAAGTTTGTCACTGGAAGACGGCATGGAAGTATATTGTGTCCGTGTTACTGTCACAAACCTGTAAGGAGAAATGGCATCAGGTTTGAACATCAGATTCCATTCATGCAGTAGTAAAAGACTAATTACCTTTTCTTTCCAGAACCCTGGCATCCGCTAGACAAACGGTAAATTGCAGCTAATCTTCTTACCTACAGTGACCTAAAGTACATCAAATATACTCCAATAGCAGCAAAATAGTCAGCAGCtagttaaaaaagtaaataaaagccTTTCTTTGATGTTGAGTTTTCTCAGAGCTCCACATTGAATTTCAAAGCAGGACTCTTTAATACTTGTTTCAAAATTATCAGGCCTGTTTGCCTTTAAATGCACAAGTTCAATGGctaattgacattttcaactCACAAGTTATCCTCTCTGACACTACCGATAATATTTTCCATGCTCAGCCTTCTGATTGAAGAAACTAACTTTCCAAACTATTTGCTAAAATAAGTTGGAGGATAATCCACTCTTCACTTCATACTAACATTCTTCTCCCAGTCATAACCTTAGTTTAAGACCAAGTAAACCTTGTCCCTATTTGATAAAATGAGAACAAGCTATTCCATGCCacttaacttaaaatattataatgataattGCACATTGTTATATATTGGTAGAAAATGATTCATGCCCATAAGATAGGATTAAAAAATCACACAGAAAAAAAGAGGAGCGGGGATGTattaagaaaaatcaattccGAACCGCGAAAGGTTAGCCATGGGGCCATACCTGTGAACAATCCCGAGGATGCATTGGCTGAAAAGCAAACATATCAACCTGATCCAAAACAATCTGCTCTAATTTCTACAATTCATCAAAACATGGAGCTGTTAATGTCTTGAATCATTCATGGTAACTTAAAATGCATTTAAGAATAACTTAATATCCATTTATTAATTACTTCAATGGTTTCCTCAAAGTGTCCAACCAAACACGCACCAAAAAATGGAGCAGgaggaggagaagaagaagaaagatgtcaTCTCTTTTAGTTTTGTATTTACAGGGAAAGTTTCTACCTCTTGTCATTTGaactattaaaagaaaagaaaaagaaaaaatattatatttgttaaCCTAAAAGGGACTAGGAACAAAGTCGAACCAGTACTCTATTACTTCTAATTGCTCCTTTATCAACTTGTGTTCATTGTCTTGTATGAAGAGAAAAAGGGATCACTTAAGTAGCCCCCATCTCTGATTATTTCTTCACATGTACAACTTTTTCTgaatccatttcaaatattttatgacctaatcaaaatctttaaaagGGAGCATAAGTTGGGAAAATGCAATTCACTTATCCTAACTAAACTttctcaaaaggaaaatctcaattataaattacaatttaagaaCCTCAAGGGTGGAGGaagaagaaacaagaaaaataacacTATGGCAAAAACCTAAAACTTATGACTTGTTACAAATAGAACATGATAAGTAGGCTTGAGAATGTGCAGCAAATAAAGCATGATGAGTAGtcttaaaatgtttttcattttaccGAATTAATTTTCTCAAGATCAACACCCCGACGAAGCATTCTTTCACGGCGCTTCACAGCAATCATTTCCTTGCGATGTTTCTTCTTTTCACCTGAAAAGCACCCTtgtaataagaaaatataacgTGGTCTGCGTTCAGGTCTACTAATGTACCATAAAGACCATAATTACAAAATAAGGCTATTTTTAAATAGGCTTCTGACAAATATATTGACATTTTAATTGCCATaatgcaaaatgaaaataagagaaaatgaagacATCAACATATACCAAATTATTCTATCAATATATAGACACACCAAATTAAATGTCATCACATTGGGAATTTCCAAAAGTTGGGCCAccaagaataagaaaaaaagaaagcagatcgaactactaatataagttgagAAAGTGTAACAAAGGAAATTGTGACAGTGACCCTGAAATGTAGTACAAATTATTTCATCATttactttgttttgtttttgttacaAATGAAGGTGAAGTACAGAAAGGAAATGACCCTATCTCTTCCCATAAGACCGAGCCTCGTATTCTCAAGGTCAGAACCTGAGACCTTCGAGTTGAAAATGCAAAGACCGAATTGTTAgggtttgaattgatttttatttcatttagaACAGAAGTAATAGTTTAACTGATTATGATTTTCTTCAGAACATCATAAGCATATATCTACAAACAGGGAAGTGACTGAATATGAGATAGTGACTGACAGAATTGAACCAGCTTAACTGTTCATGTCACAATAAGAATCCCAGCACATCTTAGAAACCATAAATCatcatattcaaatttcataaaataactaAAGCTTTTTTGAGCTCATTAAAAAATTGAGGGTTTGTCAAGACTTGAATGTAAAtgagaaaacaaataaataataaatatgaaaaagatgGAACACTCTCTCTTTCGCAGACCTAAGCTAGTTGAGGAGCAACGAATATAATTTGTCCAAGCAGtacataaaaaaagaaaaaggaaaaagttatCTTTATACTTCTAATTTCCTTATTTGCCTTTCATTGAAGGTCTATAAAATTCCAACCACATCCAAATTTTGAAGCACAATCTGAAAAGaatcaactaaagaaaatggtTTTAAAGTCAGGCGGAAGACTTAAAGCATACAGATTGAGGTAACcataaaaaacaattattaCCAGGAAATTTGCGGGAATTCTTGCTCTTTTGTTCCTGTAAAGGCCAAGACCGAGGCAACTTGGCAACATGTTCCTTTTTAGCAGACATAGTTCTTGGATCCTTTAGTAGCATAAGATCATCCAAGGCTGGTGACCAAGCATCCTTAGCACCTCCAGAGTATTTATTTCTAGACTGATTCTTCTGCATGCCATATTCCCTAGATGCATCTTGGAGAGCAATCCCACCCAGCT
This genomic stretch from Gossypium raimondii isolate GPD5lz chromosome 6, ASM2569854v1, whole genome shotgun sequence harbors:
- the LOC105773293 gene encoding uncharacterized protein LOC105773293, coding for MAGGGNKRRSNNNKNKNSNSNSNSNSSSQNKTRSGRGRSKSSSTRIRNSLFVEGGLLSDWQLDSQGRKRNGNRISGLGSDRAKASTSKKGPSTNIGGSAIRYEYPSLDLQDPESDILAHEGDNKKDELHPIILLSKESQIVAYMDQTTPSKPSLVNYTYGYGSDFVLGDKSHTGLGFDDESEATPSGIESCSKKMEEQEGACSNLSSSETEADAGHDNNNNNNNNNNNNNNNNSSSKVDAGVAEEFIFNELSQKKNAGFLSIGGVKLYTQDMSDAETDEDYDGNSLGDESSGTTDQEEQDGVYESDDSVVSSDDDSDIDEEVAEDYLEGIGGEDSVLDTKWLVGQALNDSDDDSSSNTSFDETLEKLGGIALQDASREYGMQKNQSRNKYSGGAKDAWSPALDDLMLLKDPRTMSAKKEHVAKLPRSWPLQEQKSKNSRKFPGEKKKHRKEMIAVKRRERMLRRGVDLEKINSKLEQIVLDQVDMFAFQPMHPRDCSQVRRLAAIYRLSSGCQGSGKKRFVTVTRTQYTSMPSSSDKLRLEKLIGTGDEDADFPVNEGFNIKALDSGRARAQKVAKGSGLKKVGSSNIGESGEKRRSGKKVSYVSQPVSFISSGVMVSETDEIRTTDPEGTSESYEHKGIIRSAQFGAFEVHTKGFGSKMMAKMGFVEGGGLGKDGQGMAQPIEVVQRPKSLGLGVNFTSTSSDSDRVHKSGGASENHSKRFGDSSKDQHKSFGAFEKHTKGFGSKMMAKMGFVEGMGLGKDSQGIVNPLVASRLPKSRGLGANH